The region GGGGGTTGCAGGTCCCGATATGCAGGACGGACATCCGGTTGGGGAGGTCTGGTGCGGTATCAAAATGGACACCTCGCATGACCTAGGCGCGGTGGAGGCGGTACGCCTTCCTATCCGCGATGGCCTGGGCCGAAACGAGATTCGCGGTCAGGCTGTGGACCTGGCTATAACGGAGTTGCTTACGAGAATCGTTGGGTAGGGCCCAACTGATTGACTCAAACGGGAACAATAGGGATGCCCGAAGCGTTGGAGGTAGTGATGAGCAATAACACCGCAACTATGACTGTCCCTTACCGCAAGGCCTCAAAGGCTGAGGCGGCGGTTTCTGATGCTTCTCTCTCTGTCAGCACTGTCGAGTCTCGCGAGCCGCTGCTGCGCGAGGCGCTGGGGGAGACTCTGCGGGATATTAGAACTCGCTGTGGTTTGACTCTGCGGGAGCTGTCGGAGGCGGCGGCGATTAGCCCCGGTTACCTCTCGGAGCTGGAGCGCGGTCGTAAGGAAGTCTCCTCCGAGCTTCTGGCATCAGTGTGTGCGGCCTTGGGCATTGCTGTCTCTGATTTGATGGTGGAGGCTGCCAGTGCCATGGCACTACACGCGGCCAGCCCAGAGATGGCCGCGATTTAGAGCTGATTCCGCGCTTTTAATGCGCGTGAATCCTTTAATTATTGACTATTTTTTGGTTGTGCTCATCTAATCGAATGCTGATTCTCATACGGCGTTGTTAAGATGAGTCAGAGCGTTTAGGTGACCTGCTCACTTTCTTGAGAAAGGTGTGGAAAGACACGATGGCTAATCCTTTTGTGAAGCTGTGGAATTACTTGATGGCTGCATTCGATTCTAAGATCGAGGAAAATGCTGATCCGAAGGTGCAGATTCAGCAGGCTATTGAGGACGCACAGCGCCAGCACCAGGAGCTGTCGCAGCAGGCTGCCGCCGTTATCGGTAACCAGCGTCAGCTGGAGATGCGTTTGAACCGCCAGTTGGCGGAAATTGAAAAGTTGCAGGGCAACACTCGGCAGGCTTTGCAGTTGGCGGACAAGGCTCGCGCGGAAGGCGACGGGGCTAAGGCTACCGAGTACGAAAATGCCGCTGAGGCGTTTGCGGCCCAGCTCGTTACCGCTGAGCAGTCGGTTGAGGATCTCAAAGCTCTGCATGATCAGTCGCTGCAGCAGGCAGCTCAGGCCAAGAAGGCCGTCGAGCGCAACTCCATGCAGCTGCAGCAGAAGGTTGCGGAGCGTACCAAGCTCCTGAGCCAGCTGGAGCAGGCCAAGATGCAGGAGAAGGTCTCAGAGTCGCTCCAGTCTATGAACCAGCTCTCTAGCGGCAATACGCCGAACCTTGATCAGGTACGTGACAAGATTGAGCGTCGTTATGCGAATGCTCTGGGGCAGGCGGAGTTGGCACAGAACTCGGTCCAGGGGCGCATGGCCGAGGTCGAGGCCGCTGGCGTTCAGCTCGCCGGTCACTCCCGTCTGGAACAGATTCGTGCAGAGATGGGCTCGGGCAACCAGCTTCCTGGCTCGGCGGCTCCGAAGTCGATTCAATCTGGCGCCTCTCCGGCTGACCCCGCAGTGGCCGAGCGCATGCGTCAGCTGCGTGAGGGCAGCTAATTCAAGTACTTCCCCTCCGGGAGTAAGTGGGCTCTAGGTATAAAGAGGGCCTCCACCGCTTGATTTATTGGGTGGTGGAGGCCCTTTTTTGTGTCTTTTTACTCGCCGACGCCTCGGGCGACCAGTGCGTCCGCCATCGCGCGCGCCCGTCCAATTGTCCGGACGACAACCGGAACACCAAAGGCAACGATGGATGCTGTGGCGCCGCGGGCTTTCCTAGCCTCGAGTACTTCCGCCGCTGCCATTACTTGGAGTGGAATCATTCTCAGTGTGAGTGATAGTGCGAGTGCAATCGTGTCGACTGGAACGCCGAACCTTTCGAACGGTTGCAAGGCGTTTACGAGGAAATCCATGACCTCAGTAACCCGCGTCGTTAGTGTGAAAACTATAGCCATCATGATTGCGGATAGCAAAGTCAAAAATGAAGTCAGTGCGGCTAGGAAGCCACCTCTCCACCAGAGGAAGACGCTGAGAAAAAGTAGCAGGGGAAGAGCCCCAGCGATCTGTTTGAGTGCCACTGCAATCGGGATTCTTGCTGCAACGTAGGCAGCAGCGACGATAAGCATGCAGATCGCGCCACCGATCCACGAATCAACCAAAACGGCACCGGCCAGGATGAATGCGGTCACGGCGAGCATTTTCCAGCCAACCGACAGTCGGTGAACTATCGATGAGTGATTGAGGTAGATGCCGAGCGGAACGTTCGAAGGATGAATCATCGCGGAATCGACCTAACTATTGGTGTCACTATCGGCGCCATCTGCGAAGGCTCTCATATCGGATTCGTACCTGGGAATCACTTCTTCGGGACTGCCGTCGTCGACTATGCGGCCCGCTTGAACTCGAATGATTCGGTCGAAGTCGTCGATGAAGTTCAAATCATGTGTGACCACGACAATTTGCTGGCTCAACTGAGCAAATACCTTGCGAATGTGCAGGCGGTTTCGTAAGTCCAGTAGTGTGGTCGGCTCATCCGCGATGATTGTCGTTGGCTCAAGCACCAGAACCGAGGCCAGGGCGAGCAGTTGCTTTTGACCGCCAGAGAGAAGGTGAGGGGAGTCGTCGGCATGGTTGTGTAGTCCGAAGCGGCTCAGGACTTCCATGACTCGACGTTCGCGTTCCTGCTTGGGAAGCTTCTGTTTACGTAGAGAAAATGCGATGTCTTCGGCGACGGTCGGCATAACAATCTGGTTGTCGGCATCGGAGAAGATGAAACCGACATCTTTGCGGACCTCCTTTGCGTGCCGGGCAACGTTGGTCCCGTTGTAATAGACCTTGCCTTCGGTCGCAGTTCCCAGTCCGTTAATCAAGCGGGCAAGGGTCGACTTTCCGCCGCCATTTTCCCCGATAATTCCGATTCGTGGTTCAGTGAGCTCCAAAGATATCGAGCGGAGAATTTCTCGTCCCGAGTATGTCGCACCTACGTTGTCGAAGGTAATAGTGGGCATGTGTCGACCCGTAGCCCTTTCGAGATTGTGGGAAATCGGTGCTGCTTAGTCCTGGGCGGTCTTGGCCTGGGCGCGAAGCTGCTGGCGGTCGATTCGGTCGGGTAGGAGGTCGGGGAACGCCTGCAGCACAGCGGTCGCAATAAGCGCAGCGACAACGACCTTGATGACATCTCCGACAATGAAGGGCAGGTTTGCGGCGAAAGCATCTGCCGACGCCATGTCCAGCCGCCACATCAGTCCGAGCGAACCAAAGAAGTACTGAATTGCTACACCGACGAGTCCTGCGCAGACGAACACTCCGAAGCGCGCCGACTTAGCCCGCGGTGCGGCTTGCGCGATTGCTCCGACTACGAAGCCCGTGACCAGGTATCCGAAGATGTAGCCAATCGTCGGGCCGGGTAGAGCGGCGAGCAGAGGCTTCCAA is a window of Corynebacterium lactis RW2-5 DNA encoding:
- a CDS encoding PspA/IM30 family protein, producing MANPFVKLWNYLMAAFDSKIEENADPKVQIQQAIEDAQRQHQELSQQAAAVIGNQRQLEMRLNRQLAEIEKLQGNTRQALQLADKARAEGDGAKATEYENAAEAFAAQLVTAEQSVEDLKALHDQSLQQAAQAKKAVERNSMQLQQKVAERTKLLSQLEQAKMQEKVSESLQSMNQLSSGNTPNLDQVRDKIERRYANALGQAELAQNSVQGRMAEVEAAGVQLAGHSRLEQIRAEMGSGNQLPGSAAPKSIQSGASPADPAVAERMRQLREGS
- a CDS encoding helix-turn-helix domain-containing protein gives rise to the protein MSNNTATMTVPYRKASKAEAAVSDASLSVSTVESREPLLREALGETLRDIRTRCGLTLRELSEAAAISPGYLSELERGRKEVSSELLASVCAALGIAVSDLMVEAASAMALHAASPEMAAI
- a CDS encoding energy-coupling factor ABC transporter ATP-binding protein, whose amino-acid sequence is MPTITFDNVGATYSGREILRSISLELTEPRIGIIGENGGGKSTLARLINGLGTATEGKVYYNGTNVARHAKEVRKDVGFIFSDADNQIVMPTVAEDIAFSLRKQKLPKQERERRVMEVLSRFGLHNHADDSPHLLSGGQKQLLALASVLVLEPTTIIADEPTTLLDLRNRLHIRKVFAQLSQQIVVVTHDLNFIDDFDRIIRVQAGRIVDDGSPEEVIPRYESDMRAFADGADSDTNS
- a CDS encoding biotin transporter BioY, giving the protein MNNSKVLDLTLIAAFAALIIVLGGIAIPVGGFGVPIVLQNMGIALAGMILGVKRGGLATTLFLAVGLVNIPNMAGWKPLLAALPGPTIGYIFGYLVTGFVVGAIAQAAPRAKSARFGVFVCAGLVGVAIQYFFGSLGLMWRLDMASADAFAANLPFIVGDVIKVVVAALIATAVLQAFPDLLPDRIDRQQLRAQAKTAQD
- a CDS encoding energy-coupling factor transporter transmembrane component T family protein, with the translated sequence MIHPSNVPLGIYLNHSSIVHRLSVGWKMLAVTAFILAGAVLVDSWIGGAICMLIVAAAYVAARIPIAVALKQIAGALPLLLFLSVFLWWRGGFLAALTSFLTLLSAIMMAIVFTLTTRVTEVMDFLVNALQPFERFGVPVDTIALALSLTLRMIPLQVMAAAEVLEARKARGATASIVAFGVPVVVRTIGRARAMADALVARGVGE